The genomic window GCCTCCACTTAGCAGACAGGGGGATGGTCTTAGTGTTGTTACATATCTGCACACAGGCTCAGGGCCCTGCCAACTCTGTATCCTTCCCTAGCAATAAAAGGTCATTTAAGAGGAGATGGTACGTCCTTTTATGTGTCACAGTTCTGCCTGgagaagtgttttttattttttagcttTATCTTGTTATTCAACCTTCCTGCTctttaaatgtacttttccccctctttctgtctctgggTGTTTAGAAGGTTAGCGGGTGTCTAATTAGCATCCAAGTCAAAAACCCTTTAAGTTGACCTCAGGCTCTGCACTGGGGCCTGGTTAGTCTGCAGACTGAGCTGCAGAAAGACACATGCACTGCAGAAACTGcctcacacgtgcacacacttcACAGCTGGAGATGCATTGCATTGGTGTATTCTTGGGCCCATACTGGTTCACAATTGTGTTATAATCCATTAGAGATGGCTGCATGAGTGAGATAACGGGATGCTTACTTACACTAAGCTCTAAGTCAAACCCAGCACAATCAAATTTCAAGCCAAGACAGCGAATCTGCAAATTGGTCTGTGTTATTTTTGCTCAAACAATCGTGGAGCATGAAAGGGTCTTAAATACCCTTTGACTCGCTCTATTCCCACATGACTCccttgctttttttaaaatctcgtCTGAAGTTATTTTTGGtcataagttttttttttggtaccTGTCAGTTTCCATATAGGCATctctatttctgtatttttccagTGCTGAGCTTCTGTTTAGAACTTAACAGTAAAGTTGCACATTTTGATAAGTATGCTGATTATGTTTATGTCTATTTGTTTATGTACAGACAGTGCTCCCTCTGCTAAGGATCGATCGGCttttttcacctgaatctgtTTGTTCAGTTTCAGACAACCCTGGAGTTGTTCTGCTGTGGTGTTGTGCTTTCCTATGTGTTTCAGGTTCCTGTAGGCGGAGTCAGACCATGGTAATCAGCAGGGATGTGGCACACCTGTGCTGACCAGTATTTAAGAGTGCTGCAGACTGGGCTCCGATCTCTCGGCCTTCacctggtccacccacacatgGACATGGCCGCTGCACAATCTTGATAATTGTTTGATTCGTATTTTTATATGCACACAGACACCACTGACCAGAACACTTCAACTGCTGCACTTTGTGAATTTCCTCCTTACTTGTTACACAATAGAgctgatttatattttttataccAAAAACGATCTCCATCAAACTTAGTGGAAGGGTGAGGATGGATCGtgtcttgattttaaaaatctgtcataTTTAGCAGGCTTATATTTATTGGTgtgtacattttggtgcagatccacttttttcagattttataaAATTATTTGGCCTTCCCATGAGAAATCATATACGAACACTGCAAATcttgaaaagtttattttacgTGTATActataatcttttattttggtccatgtccaatccactTACATGGAGAAGGGTTTATGAACTATACTGCAGACAGTAGTGAAAGAGATTcattggctttacttttggggagctgtcatgtcttaaatctttatatacagacttatatacagagaaaaaacaccaaGATGTTGTTTTAAGGTGTGCCAGTCTATTTCTGCTAGTACTTGCTAGCGACCAGCATACAGAAAGTTGCTGTTTCAGCTAAAACAGTCTATTACCTAACTGTGGTTTTCAACACTTCAATTACAGATTAGAGAGGTGATGGTATAGTTGGATTTTGTTACAGAGCCAGGACTACAGTATCCATTCACAACTAACTGAGCTTCTTGTGTATCACCTGTAGGCCTGACAGTGGTATCAGTCTTCTGCTCTTACACCTGACATGAAAGCTAAGAAGCACATTCATCAAAATGTCCGAACTAGTACTTtcctttatttcctctcttgtcTATTTGATGCAGTCTTTCTGTTTCGTATGTCACTTGAATATTGATGAGCTCTTTGAGCCACAGACAGAAACTTTAGACCTGATTAATGTGATGCACTTTTACACCTTTGGCTCCTCTGTTCACTTTACCTCCTCatttgcttttatatttttccacGTAAACAACTGAAACCAGGCTCAATCACCCTACATGCTGTGGCATCAGCTGCAGTCTGTTGGAAGCATTGCAGTTTTCCCACACCTCTCACGACAATACCTGCTCACTGCAACATTAAACCACGTCCACTATGAGgcacttgacctttgaccctacAGGACTGCCACAGTGAATTTAATGTTAAGGGGTTGAAGAAGTTGTTAAATGCTGACACTGGATCAGTTTACGCAGCATTTTCCTTTATCATAGCCCACCACACTGCAAAGGCAATGACCTGACCTGGCTGAATCACGGACTTGCCATATTCTGTTAAACATATCCCTTTGAATTCCCTCAGGGGATTTGACACTTAAAAGTTGGAACAAGGTGATGCAACTCAAATATTCATGTGAGTTTGTCATCCACTTTTCAAAGGGAATTATTAATAGGCCAACTTAGAATAGACGCTGTAGATACCTGGGAGCAGTTCTGTCTTCCAGCTGTGTTACATAAACTATAGTTAATTCATCATTTCACCGGGAGAGAGTGAGGAACAGAGGGATTGGAGATAAAAACATATTCCCAAAAATGAGGTTTTATAGGGGGCCCTCGGTACAGACAAAAGAACAGGATAATGTTGTTTCAGTATTTTATAAATCATCATGTATGATCTTTAATTTATACATCTAATTACTTTTTTCTTAAGAGCAAAACAACCCTGAAGCTATGATACTAAAGCACCCTCTAGTGACAGGTTTAGTATCCACAGCACAAGATGGTGTCAGAATTCAGTTTATTTGGAACAATTAACAAAACGCAGGCATTTTTACCTGACAACAAATTCAACTCAAAATAGTGCAACTAATTTGCATCTCTCTgtaaggttttgttttttctatagcaaatatatacagtatatatactattgtttattcaattAAATATCCCTCATACATCAGTATCATCTGCTGTATATGCAATCTTATGTGTAGAACTGCTCAACAcctaaaatcaaatcaaatattttcttttacactgTTGTCAATCACTTCAAGGCCCCTTCTGGTTGCTGAAGGCCCCTGAGTGACTCTGGTGTTGCTCTACCATCCGTAAGATGCTCTCTGATAGTCCTTTAATGTCGCCGTGTATGTCAGGATTGGCAGCCAAAGCCTTCAGAAGTTCCGTCACGCCATCTTTCTCCAACATGCTTCTGTAATGTGACGCTAGAGGATGGTGGAGGTACAAGAAGATGAGAGATGGATAGGACCTTACCCCAAAACCACCTAACTGTTATTAAACCAGATAGCTCCATTTGAATCAATGTTACATTAAATAAGATGGTATATTCAATGGAAAGTAACTAAAGATAATACGATAATATGCTCTGTTTTATATCTGTATGGGTCATAAACAGATATCCCCCTTTGTGTTCGCCATCTTCAAACCTCTACTGGGGTCTCCACAGTAGTGTTTGTGCATCTTACTGTTTTGACTGCAGACCAGATGTATGGCCCAGACTGCCCACAGCTGCACTCCCGAGGGCTGACACGTCTGAAGCAGAGGACAGAATGGATGGAATGACCTGAAATCAGGACGTTTGCTGAGATTAAAAGGCAGAAAAGAGTAATTCTTCACATTAcatcattatcatttattttgtgcttGAAGTACCAGACGGTCGATTTTCCATTTTGGCCTCAGTGAAAAATGGGTTAGCTGTACTGTCACTtgaggaaacacatttttagtTGGTTTCTTGTGATTGTCTGAGCTTCCTGTAACACTAATGCTAGTGTTCCCTGGGAACTCAGCagatattcaaataaaatgattcataCAAGGGCAGCTGTCCAGGATGTACAGCGTCTCTCagccaatgtcagctgggatagGCTCCAACCACCCCccacaaccctcaaaggataatcGGTATAGATATTAGATAACtcaaacaaataataacaatCGTATTTAAAGTAGTCAgtgtttcattcagtgtttatatataaaatcagCAACGACTGATGATATGTTAGAGTGCTACAGAAAGAATATAGGATGTATAATTGCTGAGAAAGTGAGCATTATGCAACCTACATTTGACGCTGAAGTGCAAATGTATTTACAGGTAAGGTGACTGCTCCTGAAAAGCTTTACTTCTGTTCTGTgcagtttgcttttttcttaCCTGTATGAGAccatttctctctccagctggGTCCATGTCATTATGGAAATGTGCTACAAGGAAAGAGTGACAACAGTGAAAAGAGGTGAATTTTATTgtccattaaaagaaaaaaacggcAAACCTAAAACTCATACCAAGTGCTTCAGTATGGTGGCACGGAGCTCAGTGTCCAAGGTCCAGGCCTCCAGTCTGGAGGTGAGCTGCGCAAGAATCCCTCCGGCAAAGTAACGGACCCCGACCTCCACCTGGGGGTCCCGCAGGATGGTGAGGATGTGTTCCAGCAGatcctccaccagcagctccgactgcagctcctccacctctgctaTGTTGTtctgaaacagagacaaaccataACAGCAATGACAGCAACAATAATGTTAGGGGTATGGAAGCTATTCAAGAAGTGTTTTATGTTAGATTGTCTACAGATTAACAGACTGTTAATCCTACCagcaaattaattaaaactatTTGGGGGTACTATAGCAAAAAAATGCTGCCTGTTAGTATTACATcctaaaaataattttattttgtttagtcCAAAGTTAGTTAGTCCAAATAAGCAATAAAATTAAGACCATGGAGTTCTTTGGCACATACAGCaaatccaaaatccaaagaACACTTTCACAACTATTAACagaacattcacacacacagagagaacccACCAGTAGGCCAAGCACTTTTTGCTGAATGGAGGGTTCAGTGTAGgtctgtataaaaaaaaaggcacagcatacaaataaaaatgtttgtgtgtctctgatgCTCCATGAAGGCGCATTTTCATTATGCAtatatcagtttatttttttagggCTCCTCTACCTCCAGAACCTCCTCGTACAGCTCCAGGCCCTGGCACTGAATGAAGTTGTGGGCTGCAGTGGCCATCTCGTCCGTCAAGTTCCACAGAGCACTCAGGGCAAACTTCAGAGTGGAGTCCACGACTCCCACCATGGCCTTCTGCTGCACGATAGCCAGCAGCTGCTGTGGGACGGAGACgagcagaagagaaaacatgaggCATGAGGGGATTATAGAGATGTGATGATAAACAAGAAACATCCTCTGGTAAGGAGGTGGGCCGCACTGAATACAACTTGCATTAGTTGAATAAAATGAGTTAGATATGAACATGTGGCACCAGACACACATAAATGAAAATCAGAATTACTgcctgtggttgtatgcctccaccaaccagtgcagtttcagtctacatatttatttttccagacctcatatgaggtcaccgtAACCTTTGACCAACAAACTCTGATTATTTAATATGTGAGTCTGAGCTGTGTCCAAATTCGGGGGATTCCTCCTTCGGGTGCGACAGCAATATTCCAGAAGTCCCAACCGAAATGAACAGAGGCTTTCCACGATCAGCATCACTGTCTAACCTTTATTGCtattgcctagcaacagagctgaagttgaagatgatgagaaagttttaatgccctttgattttttaacatgtgtactgTTAGCTGTTCAGGTTAGGTTGAAGCGTGAGACTTAATTACCACtttgaaaaaacagtttgtcactgaagcagaatgaatcctgggataggttgtgcgtgaaggatccacctgttggagCCTTTCTTTCTCAGGGATGTAAGGACACATTTGTCCTCCATTTGAATGAGCCTTCGGAAGGGGACAGTCTAGTTGAGACACGTTGACACAATCGGTCCTCAAATGCAGCCACTGAAGGATGTAGCCTCTGAATTGAAACAGagctaatgtttttttaacttttgtgCCAGATTTGAAAGGATTATTAGGTCAAAGGGACATTGAACTTTGACGCAAGACCATGTGTCATCCTTGaattcaagtgaatgtttgtgccggATTGGTGCCTCATATATAAAGTTCACAAGAACATGCggccaccatgaccttgacctcaAAAATCGAATAAATTCTTCTTTGAGTCAGACTGAATATTTGTATGACATATGAAGAAATTAGCTAAAGCCGTTTTTgggatatcatgttcacaagctTGGGACGGACGACCTGAAAACATTTTGCCTCCAACCACTGGCTGTCGCCAACATAGAGGCATGAAAAGTGAATCACAGATCAGCTTGATTACAAACACATTGAAAGAAATTGAGGtgtttgaataattcatggaaatGGAGTTGGAGCTCAGGGAGCAATGGGGTGACTGTGACAGTGAGTGTATAAGTATAGTCTGTACAGTAGGTAATGGAAAATATAGCAGGGGAGAATGACAGAGCGTGAGTGAGAGAGGGATCTAGAAATACACTCATGCATATCTATTGCTAAGATGGGAACGCTGAGTACGTATGAAACTAAATACCCTGAAAATGGAAATGTACCTTCATAATGAAGACGTCCTTGCTGAGCTGTGCAGTCTGCCCTGTGGAcaactgcaaacaaaacaaacagatgacaaCGCCGCTGAGCTTCAACCacctttttaaatgtcacacaaGAACAAGTAGTACTTTTATCTTACAGGGGAAATTGACCCCGATTAAATAAGAGTAAATGAAAGTATAAAGTTGGCTGTTGTAAGTGGTGTCACAGAGGCACGGGAGAGCTCAACAGAAGGGACAGGTGCCACACTATTTCCCTGCAGCAGACTAACACACGGTAAGTGAGCAGAGTCTTGACCTTGGCCACCAGGACGGAGATGACAGCCACAGCCATCCTCTGCAGGGTGGGATCCTCGTGGCTGCTCAGCCAGTTAATCACCAGCGTGGCTGCTAAATACCTGAACCATGATAACAGCATGGGGTATAAGGAACACAGTATTACAAAAATATAGCAAAAATCTTCACACAAGCTTCAAGAAAAGGGTCTGGACTTTACATCTGGAAGCACTATTTCTTTTGGCACTTTGACTTCaagacaaaacatattttaactgGATCAAAATCGGCTGGAAAAACAAGTGTCACGCTTTTACTGCAGTGATTATCTTGGCTACCGCGTGACCGCAGGCTCACACGTAGCACATATAGCGAGTGAAAGTAAACTAACTTGTCAAAAGGGACATCCTGCAGGATGTAGTCACTGCAGAGAGCCAGCAGACAGTTTTTCTGCACCTGGAGAGAAGAAGTAATTCATGAATATTGAAGAATCGCATGGgtgaaagaaaatatatgaGTTCATGTGTGCATATGTTTTTATAGTGGCTATAAATACTGTGTGAAAGTGGCAGAATGGGAGCTGTATTCAAGTGCAACatttaaatcagaaaataaatcaaattcagttttatgaAAAGCAAACTGGTAGCAATTTCCtttgtcacagcttgttaaattttcctgctgttgtgtAACTTCATGGTGTCATTATGGATGTGAAGCCCCCGACCTGCTGGTGGCTGGGGAAGGTCTTCATGGCGTTTAGCAGCTGGGTGATGGCAGCGGTGAGCAGGCTGACGGGCATGGCCTCGGCCAGGTCCTGGGTGGTCAGGTTGAATGCACATGCAGTGGCCACCAAGTGGACGTGCAGAGAGGTGGGGTGGGTCTGCATCGCGCTCAGCACCAGCTATGGGAAACAGACGGCCTGTGTCAACTGTGTCACAGTTTGTTTGAATACATGGGAATTCTCTTTGAGAAGCTGAACCCAAATAATTTATGCTTGAAAAATGACTGAAAGTGATGAGCAAAATagctttacattttttaacCTCTAGTCGAAATGTTCTCTGGTCATGGAACAAACTAAACCACAATACCTTCAGCATATCCGGCCGTGGTTTGTCGATGTCTGTGGTTAGATTGTAGAGATGGACGAGGGCCTCTCGTATGAAACACTCCCTGTCTCTGTACCTTCTCAGGGCCTCACAAACCTGGTTCTCATTAGCCTCTCCGGttacctgaacacacacagcacataaGCAGCGTCACAGACATGGAAAACACACTGTGCATATTCAGcaaatataaaagaaagagTTTCAACTCAAATGGGAAACATATGCAAGCTTCTGCATCTATTCATGACATTCAGAGTGTCGTGGCATGTCACAAACAACAGTAGGACATCAGCTCTGTGCCCAATGCTCATACTACATCCTTACTTTTAGGTTTTCCTGTGAAGAAAGGACGTCACAGGAGCTAACCCCGGTGGCTAGCAGGCCCAAGAAGACCAGCCCACCTCTGGCCTCCACAAATGCTCGGACTGCTGCTTCCATGACTCTCTTTCGCCCAGAGATATCAAGAGAAATGAGGGAAGGAAGAACCTGGGGACTCCCCTCCAGAAGCTGCTGCACCGTCTCCTCCCCATCTCTCCCATCATTGCTATCCATCGCAAAGTGGTCATCTGAGAAGTCCAGATGCCTGAGAGCGTGAAGCTGGCCGAGGACAAAGAGCATCCTGGCAGGTGACATATCCAGCTGACGCAGACAGTGGGCGATTAAAGACCTCAGGGTGTTCTTGCACTGAAGAAGTGCTGTGAGCTTTGAGACAGCACTACACGAGATATCCAGTGTCTCCAACTGAGGGAGAGTGCAGATATCCTCCAGGGCAGGATCAATCAGGTCCGTGTTGGCCACGATTAGTGTCCTCAGGCCCTGCAGAGAGCTGAAGCCAACTCGGACCCTTCCATCTTCCTGCAGAGACCCCCAGTCCAGATGCAGCCCGTTGAGGGACAACCTCTGCAGGCTGGACCTGCACTCCAGGTTGGCAGCAAGGCCTGAGATA from Paralichthys olivaceus isolate ysfri-2021 chromosome 16, ASM2471397v2, whole genome shotgun sequence includes these protein-coding regions:
- the LOC109641501 gene encoding protein zyg-11 homolog isoform X3: MDAESPQALCDLCLAQVCRSLDSLCSRRADGSMCLTWAPLFPQEMADQLLRKMATTGILNDTTVGIFRNSKELRLRRASVRCCPVSTEAFHLALCPHRLQELDASWVSGGITGADIISGLAANLECRSSLQRLSLNGLHLDWGSLQEDGRVRVGFSSLQGLRTLIVANTDLIDPALEDICTLPQLETLDISCSAVSKLTALLQCKNTLRSLIAHCLRQLDMSPARMLFVLGQLHALRHLDFSDDHFAMDSNDGRDGEETVQQLLEGSPQVLPSLISLDISGRKRVMEAAVRAFVEARGGLVFLGLLATGVSSCDVLSSQENLKVTGEANENQVCEALRRYRDRECFIREALVHLYNLTTDIDKPRPDMLKLVLSAMQTHPTSLHVHLVATACAFNLTTQDLAEAMPVSLLTAAITQLLNAMKTFPSHQQVQKNCLLALCSDYILQDVPFDKYLAATLVINWLSSHEDPTLQRMAVAVISVLVAKLSTGQTAQLSKDVFIMKQLLAIVQQKAMVGVVDSTLKFALSALWNLTDEMATAAHNFIQCQGLELYEEVLETYTEPSIQQKVLGLLNNIAEVEELQSELLVEDLLEHILTILRDPQVEVGVRYFAGGILAQLTSRLEAWTLDTELRATILKHLHISIMTWTQLEREMVSYRRVSPRECSCGQSGPYIWSAVKTRHITEACWRKMA
- the LOC109641501 gene encoding protein zyg-11 homolog isoform X2, translating into MDAESPQALCDLCLAQVCRSLDSLCSRRADGSMCLTWAPLFPQEMADQLLRKMATTGILNDTTVGIFRNSKELRLRRASVRCCPVSTEAFHLALCPHRLQELDASWVSGGITGADIISGLAANLECRSSLQRLSLNGLHLDWGSLQEDGRVRVGFSSLQGLRTLIVANTDLIDPALEDICTLPQLETLDISCSAVSKLTALLQCKNTLRSLIAHCLRQLDMSPARMLFVLGQLHALRHLDFSDDHFAMDSNDGRDGEETVQQLLEGSPQVLPSLISLDISGRKRVMEAAVRAFVEARGGLVFLGLLATGVSSCDVLSSQENLKVTGEANENQVCEALRRYRDRECFIREALVHLYNLTTDIDKPRPDMLKLVLSAMQTHPTSLHVHLVATACAFNLTTQDLAEAMPVSLLTAAITQLLNAMKTFPSHQQVQKNCLLALCSDYILQDVPFDKYLAATLVINWLSSHEDPTLQRMAVAVISVLVAKLSTGQTAQLSKDVFIMKQLLAIVQQKAMVGVVDSTLKFALSALWNLTDEMATAAHNFIQCQGLELYEEVLETYTEPSIQQKVLGLLNNIAEVEELQSELLVEDLLEHILTILRDPQVEVGVRYFAGGILAQLTSRLEAWTLDTELRATILKHLHISIMTWTQLEREMVSYRRVSPRECSCGQSGPYIWSAVKTVRCTNTTVETPVEV
- the LOC109641501 gene encoding protein zyg-11 homolog isoform X1; translation: MDAESPQALCDLCLAQVCRSLDSLCSRRADGSMCLTWAPLFPQEMADQLLRKMATTGILNDTTVGIFRNSKELRLRRASVRCCPVSTEAFHLALCPHRLQELDASWVSGGITGADIISGLAANLECRSSLQRLSLNGLHLDWGSLQEDGRVRVGFSSLQGLRTLIVANTDLIDPALEDICTLPQLETLDISCSAVSKLTALLQCKNTLRSLIAHCLRQLDMSPARMLFVLGQLHALRHLDFSDDHFAMDSNDGRDGEETVQQLLEGSPQVLPSLISLDISGRKRVMEAAVRAFVEARGGLVFLGLLATGVSSCDVLSSQENLKVTGEANENQVCEALRRYRDRECFIREALVHLYNLTTDIDKPRPDMLKLVLSAMQTHPTSLHVHLVATACAFNLTTQDLAEAMPVSLLTAAITQLLNAMKTFPSHQQVQKNCLLALCSDYILQDVPFDKYLAATLVINWLSSHEDPTLQRMAVAVISVLVAKLSTGQTAQLSKDVFIMKQLLAIVQQKAMVGVVDSTLKFALSALWNLTDEMATAAHNFIQCQGLELYEEVLETYTEPSIQQKVLGLLNNIAEVEELQSELLVEDLLEHILTILRDPQVEVGVRYFAGGILAQLTSRLEAWTLDTELRATILKHLHISIMTWTQLEREMVSYRSFHPFCPLLQTCQPSGVQLWAVWAIHLVCSQNTSHYRSMLEKDGVTELLKALAANPDIHGDIKGLSESILRMVEQHQSHSGAFSNQKGP